From one Tsukamurella tyrosinosolvens genomic stretch:
- the ggt gene encoding gamma-glutamyltransferase, whose translation MLRLRSAAAAAVAIPLALTACGTSGSDGGPSGGPSAVTIAAGGCDATAPTGTMYRPSAAASPSGPKDISTNPEGASGYRSGLPVTHTKDYGVATANPLATKAACEVLDQGGSAADALVAAQTVLGLVEPQSSGIAGGAFLLYYDAKTKKVQAYDGRETAPAGADENYLRWISPTDRTAPQPDARSSGRAIGVPGALRLLEAVHGEHGSKTWRELFDPAVRIADDGFEISPRLAGAIADEAKNFANDAELRAYFLEPDGAPKKAGVKLTNPAYAKTLGAIASEGAKAFYTGPIAEAIVASVRDTTGGRTAGTMTVEDLAQYAVKTREAVCTPYRDRELCGMPAPSSGGITVAQALGILNSFDLSKLGPDAVHGGDPGPDGGIPTAEAIHLISEAERLAYADRDKYIADPDFIPLPGGSPAALVNPAYLEGRAKLIDRNKTMGTAKPGEFPTATPGVTTTPEHGTSHITVLDKAGNVASMTTTVESAFGSYHMVDGFLLNNQLTDFSAEPADSAGLPVANRVQPNKRPRSSMSPTILFGRGADGARGEAIGALGSPGGAVIIQYVIKTIIGLTDWKLNPQQAVGLANFGAANTAKTNVDSAHPTLNTDEGRKVVEQLRALGHTLNLAPQVSGLSAIVKQGDVYAGGADPRREGVVLGGS comes from the coding sequence ATGCTCCGTCTCAGGTCGGCGGCCGCGGCCGCAGTCGCCATTCCCCTCGCGCTCACCGCGTGCGGTACCTCCGGTTCGGACGGCGGGCCGTCCGGCGGACCGTCGGCGGTGACGATCGCGGCGGGAGGCTGCGACGCGACCGCCCCGACCGGGACCATGTACCGGCCGTCGGCCGCGGCGTCCCCCAGCGGCCCGAAGGACATCAGCACCAACCCCGAGGGCGCGTCCGGATACCGCTCCGGGCTGCCCGTGACGCACACCAAGGACTACGGCGTCGCCACCGCGAATCCGCTCGCCACGAAGGCGGCGTGCGAGGTGCTCGACCAGGGCGGCAGCGCGGCCGACGCGCTCGTCGCGGCGCAGACGGTGCTCGGCCTCGTCGAGCCGCAGTCCTCCGGCATCGCCGGCGGCGCGTTCCTGCTGTACTACGACGCGAAGACGAAGAAGGTGCAGGCCTACGACGGCCGCGAGACCGCACCCGCGGGCGCCGACGAGAACTACCTGCGCTGGATCTCACCGACCGATCGGACGGCGCCCCAGCCCGACGCCCGTTCCTCGGGCCGGGCGATCGGCGTCCCCGGCGCGCTCCGCCTCCTGGAGGCCGTCCACGGCGAGCACGGCAGCAAGACCTGGCGCGAGCTCTTCGATCCCGCCGTGAGGATCGCCGACGACGGCTTCGAGATCAGCCCGCGCCTGGCCGGCGCCATCGCCGACGAGGCGAAGAACTTCGCCAACGACGCGGAGCTGCGGGCCTACTTCCTCGAGCCCGACGGCGCGCCGAAGAAGGCGGGCGTCAAGCTCACCAACCCCGCGTACGCGAAGACCCTGGGCGCCATCGCCTCCGAGGGCGCCAAGGCCTTCTACACGGGTCCGATCGCCGAGGCGATCGTCGCCTCGGTGCGCGACACCACCGGCGGCCGCACGGCGGGCACGATGACGGTGGAGGACCTCGCGCAGTACGCCGTGAAGACCCGCGAGGCCGTCTGCACCCCGTACCGCGACCGCGAGCTGTGCGGCATGCCCGCCCCCTCGTCCGGCGGGATCACCGTGGCGCAGGCGCTCGGCATCCTCAACTCCTTCGACCTGTCGAAGCTCGGGCCCGATGCGGTGCACGGCGGCGATCCCGGTCCCGACGGCGGCATCCCCACCGCGGAGGCCATCCACCTGATCTCCGAGGCCGAGCGCCTCGCCTACGCGGACCGCGACAAGTACATCGCCGACCCCGACTTCATCCCGCTGCCCGGCGGCTCCCCCGCCGCGCTGGTGAACCCCGCCTATCTCGAGGGCCGCGCCAAGCTGATCGACCGGAACAAGACCATGGGCACGGCGAAGCCTGGCGAGTTCCCCACCGCCACACCGGGCGTGACCACCACGCCCGAGCACGGCACCAGCCACATCACGGTGCTCGACAAGGCCGGCAACGTGGCGTCGATGACCACCACCGTCGAGTCGGCCTTCGGCTCGTACCACATGGTCGACGGCTTCCTGCTGAACAACCAGCTGACCGACTTCTCCGCGGAGCCCGCGGATTCGGCCGGGCTGCCGGTGGCGAACCGGGTTCAACCGAACAAGCGCCCCCGCAGCTCGATGTCGCCGACGATCCTCTTCGGCCGCGGCGCGGACGGTGCCCGCGGCGAGGCGATCGGCGCGCTGGGCTCTCCGGGCGGCGCGGTCATCATCCAGTACGTGATCAAGACGATCATCGGTCTCACCGACTGGAAGCTGAACCCGCAGCAGGCCGTGGGTCTCGCGAACTTCGGCGCGGCCAACACGGCGAAGACGAACGTGGACAGCGCGCACCCGACGCTGAACACCGACGAGGGCCGCAAGGTCGTCGAGCAGCTGCGCGCCCTCGGGCACACGCTGAACCTCGCACCGCAGGTGTCCGGGCTCTCGGCGATCGTCAAGCAGGGCGACGTGTACGCCGGCGGCGCCGACCCGCGCCGCGAGGGGGTTGTGCTCGGCGGCAGCTGA
- a CDS encoding long-chain fatty acid--CoA ligase, producing the protein MPERILPLTSTMQDEHLSLATLLRHATTWYADAAEVATWTPEKTTRMSFGEMGREAARLANALKALGVVPGDRVGTFQWNNNEHMTAYVAIPAMGSVLHTINIRLFPDQITYIANHAADRVIITDGSLIPQLNAAIGGMTTIEHVIVVDGNKDEVEAPAGVQLHDYRDLLDAQADEYDWPEIDERAAAAACYTSGTTGDPKGVMYSHRSIWLHSTAVCASYGLGMGPNDTVLPIVPMFHAMSWGTPFGALMSGASLILPDRYLQPEPMARLLAEERPTISAAVPAVWIGIVNHLDAHPQDISHLRHIACGGSAVPLSLAKALDRHGVQIVQAWGMTETSPLASIAWPPRGVTGEDAWAYRNTQGRFFPGVQGRLVDDLGEVVPADGETQGEVQVRGPWVTGSYYSPEGSEPVGPDKFEGGWLRTGDIGKLSADGYVTLVDRSKDVIKSGGEWISSVELENEVMAHPAVLEAVAIGVPDPKWDERPLVAVVLQPGAEVTIAELQEHLAGKFAKWQIPDNWAFIAEVPKTSVGKFDKKVLRAQHAAGDLSVVQE; encoded by the coding sequence ATGCCTGAGCGGATCCTGCCCCTGACCTCCACGATGCAAGACGAGCACCTGTCACTGGCGACGCTGCTCCGCCACGCCACGACGTGGTACGCGGACGCCGCCGAGGTCGCCACGTGGACGCCCGAGAAGACGACCCGGATGAGCTTCGGCGAGATGGGGCGCGAGGCCGCCCGCCTCGCGAACGCGCTGAAGGCCCTCGGCGTCGTCCCGGGCGACCGCGTCGGCACGTTCCAGTGGAACAACAACGAGCACATGACCGCGTACGTCGCGATCCCCGCGATGGGCAGCGTGCTGCACACCATCAACATCCGGCTGTTCCCGGACCAGATCACCTACATCGCCAACCACGCCGCCGACCGCGTGATCATCACCGACGGCAGCCTGATCCCGCAGCTCAACGCCGCGATCGGCGGCATGACCACCATCGAGCACGTCATCGTGGTCGACGGGAACAAGGACGAGGTGGAGGCACCGGCGGGCGTGCAGCTGCACGACTACCGCGACCTGCTCGACGCGCAGGCCGACGAGTACGACTGGCCCGAGATCGACGAGCGCGCGGCGGCGGCCGCCTGCTACACCTCCGGCACCACCGGTGACCCCAAGGGCGTCATGTACAGCCACCGCAGCATCTGGCTGCACTCCACCGCGGTCTGCGCGAGCTACGGCCTCGGGATGGGTCCGAACGACACCGTGCTGCCGATCGTGCCGATGTTCCACGCGATGAGCTGGGGCACGCCGTTCGGGGCGCTCATGTCGGGCGCCTCGCTGATCCTGCCGGACCGCTACCTACAGCCCGAGCCGATGGCCCGCCTCCTCGCCGAGGAGAGGCCGACCATCTCCGCCGCGGTGCCGGCGGTGTGGATCGGCATCGTCAACCACCTGGACGCGCACCCGCAGGACATCAGCCATCTGCGGCACATCGCGTGCGGCGGCTCGGCGGTCCCGCTGAGCCTCGCCAAGGCGCTCGACCGGCACGGCGTGCAGATCGTGCAGGCGTGGGGCATGACGGAGACGTCGCCACTCGCCAGCATCGCGTGGCCGCCGCGTGGGGTGACGGGCGAGGACGCGTGGGCCTACCGGAACACCCAGGGCCGGTTCTTCCCGGGCGTGCAGGGCAGGCTCGTCGACGACCTGGGCGAGGTGGTGCCGGCGGACGGCGAGACGCAGGGCGAGGTGCAGGTCCGCGGACCGTGGGTCACCGGTAGCTACTACAGCCCGGAGGGGTCCGAGCCGGTGGGGCCCGACAAGTTCGAGGGCGGCTGGTTGCGCACGGGCGACATCGGCAAGTTGTCCGCCGACGGCTACGTGACCCTCGTCGACCGCTCGAAGGACGTGATCAAGTCCGGCGGCGAGTGGATCAGCTCCGTCGAGCTCGAGAACGAGGTGATGGCGCACCCGGCGGTGCTCGAGGCGGTGGCGATCGGCGTGCCCGACCCGAAGTGGGACGAGCGGCCGCTGGTCGCGGTGGTGCTCCAGCCGGGCGCGGAGGTCACCATCGCTGAGCTGCAGGAACACCTCGCCGGGAAGTTCGCGAAGTGGCAGATCCCCGACAATTGGGCGTTCATCGCGGAGGTGCCGAAGACCTCCGTGGGCAAGTTCGACAAGAAGGTGCTCCGCGCTCAGCACGCCGCGGGCGACCTCTCCGTCGTCCAGGAATAG
- a CDS encoding ABC transporter ATP-binding protein, whose amino-acid sequence MSTELALRGLTKRYGADTVLRDVDLTVPAGSITAVVGPSGSGKTTLLRLVAGFARPDAGSVRLGDRDLASDSAWVAAHRRAVGYVAQDGALFPHLSVARNIAFGMGASLPVRRRAAAGRVEELLETVSLDPALARRYPHELSGGQQQRVALARALAGSPRIMLLDESFSALDAGLRVATRAAVADVLGAAGITTVLVTHDQAEALSFADQVAVLRGGALEQVGPPARVYARPASEAVARFLGDVVVLDGALDGAVAETVLGRIPVAGADGAAAPGPVPLLLRPEQIRIAGEGVPATVVRVEFFGPDATVGLTLADGAGIEIRHPSTELPAPGDEVRLHVVGEAVILESPAAQR is encoded by the coding sequence ATGAGTACCGAACTCGCCCTGCGCGGGCTCACCAAGCGGTACGGCGCCGACACCGTGCTGCGGGACGTCGACCTGACGGTGCCCGCCGGCTCGATCACCGCCGTGGTCGGGCCCTCCGGATCGGGCAAGACCACGCTGCTGCGCCTCGTCGCGGGCTTCGCGCGGCCCGACGCCGGGTCGGTCCGGCTCGGCGACCGCGACCTCGCCTCGGACTCCGCGTGGGTCGCCGCGCACCGCCGCGCCGTGGGCTACGTCGCGCAGGACGGCGCGCTGTTCCCGCACCTCTCCGTCGCGCGCAACATCGCCTTCGGGATGGGGGCATCGCTGCCCGTGCGCCGGCGTGCCGCCGCCGGCCGGGTCGAGGAACTCCTGGAGACTGTCTCGCTGGATCCCGCGCTCGCGCGGCGCTATCCGCACGAGCTGTCCGGCGGCCAGCAGCAGCGCGTCGCGCTCGCACGGGCGCTCGCGGGGAGCCCGCGGATCATGCTGCTCGATGAGTCCTTCTCGGCCCTCGACGCGGGCCTGCGGGTCGCGACCCGCGCCGCCGTCGCCGACGTCCTCGGCGCCGCGGGCATCACCACCGTGCTCGTCACCCACGACCAGGCGGAGGCCCTCTCCTTCGCCGACCAGGTCGCGGTGCTCCGCGGCGGCGCCCTGGAGCAGGTCGGTCCGCCCGCGCGGGTCTACGCGCGCCCCGCGTCGGAGGCCGTCGCGCGGTTCCTCGGCGACGTCGTCGTGCTCGACGGTGCGCTCGACGGCGCCGTGGCCGAGACGGTGCTGGGGCGGATCCCCGTCGCCGGGGCCGACGGTGCCGCCGCGCCCGGCCCGGTGCCACTGCTGTTGCGCCCCGAGCAGATCCGGATCGCGGGGGAGGGGGTGCCCGCCACCGTCGTCCGGGTCGAGTTCTTCGGGCCGGACGCCACCGTGGGCCTGACGCTCGCCGACGGTGCGGGCATCGAGATCCGGCACCCGAGCACCGAGCTGCCCGCGCCCGGCGATGAGGTGCGGCTGCACGTCGTGGGGGAGGCCGTGATCCTCGAATCGCCCGCGGCTCAGCGGTAG
- a CDS encoding DUF6928 family protein, which yields MGMKCNFVVACRSDPADRLRNLPPLDVDASDALATAVLGKRSWGRSRRSHRTGDLSVDVYPKDGEIAVAVYGDLVIVASDDVLSWFEQTVEGWGVALIDDYDADVFVLHSVVDMGCFAAWRGGELIRSFAGSSDDGVIVDEGGRLPFERDLHGEDDDFGWITENAILDRLGYCYEGPYSADNIDPATVPLLVYR from the coding sequence ATGGGAATGAAGTGCAACTTCGTCGTCGCGTGCCGATCCGATCCGGCGGATAGGCTTCGGAACCTGCCGCCGCTGGACGTCGACGCGAGCGATGCCCTGGCGACCGCGGTCCTCGGCAAGCGTTCCTGGGGCCGATCGCGTCGATCGCACCGGACAGGTGATCTCTCTGTCGACGTCTACCCCAAGGACGGCGAGATCGCGGTGGCGGTCTACGGCGACCTCGTCATCGTCGCCAGCGACGACGTGCTGTCCTGGTTCGAGCAGACCGTCGAGGGCTGGGGCGTGGCGCTGATCGACGACTACGACGCGGACGTGTTCGTACTCCATTCCGTCGTCGACATGGGATGCTTCGCCGCCTGGCGCGGCGGAGAACTGATCCGGTCGTTCGCCGGCTCGAGTGACGACGGGGTGATCGTCGACGAAGGCGGAAGGCTGCCGTTCGAACGCGACCTCCACGGTGAGGACGACGATTTCGGCTGGATCACCGAGAACGCCATCCTCGATCGCCTCGGGTACTGCTACGAAGGTCCGTACTCCGCGGACAACATCGATCCGGCGACTGTGCCGCTCCTCGTCTACCGCTGA
- a CDS encoding SLC13 family permease, with the protein MNATDVVAQVAPVLVFLLAITVVAEVAQLAGFFDALGVLAARLGGGRVVLMWLCVVAAACAATIVLSLDTTAVLLTPVVLAAATRLGMAPLPFAMTTVWLANTASLLLPVSNLTNLLAVYHLEGGVRAYVALSWRPAVAAIAVTVVVLWLLHRRDLRGRYEIPGFEQPSDRVLFGVAAVVCLALGPAFALGVPPAAASTVAALVLVATLAARSPQRLRDIVVPWRMVLILAAVFAAVQVLLAVGLEGVLREVAGAGTAPSDLLRVAGVGALAANGVNNLPAYLALEPVAAGDPLRLMALLVGVGVAPIVTLWASLATLLWRERCARAGVRISARRFAFHGVLLAVPATVAAVLVL; encoded by the coding sequence GTGAACGCGACCGACGTGGTGGCGCAGGTCGCGCCCGTTCTCGTCTTCCTCCTCGCCATCACCGTGGTCGCCGAGGTCGCCCAGCTCGCCGGGTTCTTCGACGCCCTGGGCGTGCTCGCCGCCCGGCTCGGAGGCGGCCGCGTGGTACTCATGTGGCTCTGTGTCGTGGCGGCGGCGTGCGCGGCGACCATCGTGCTCAGCCTGGACACGACGGCGGTGCTGCTGACCCCCGTCGTGCTGGCGGCGGCGACGCGCCTCGGGATGGCGCCCCTGCCCTTCGCGATGACCACGGTCTGGCTCGCGAACACCGCCTCGCTCCTGCTGCCGGTCTCGAACCTCACCAACCTGCTCGCCGTCTACCACCTCGAGGGCGGCGTGCGGGCCTACGTCGCCCTCTCCTGGCGGCCCGCGGTGGCGGCGATCGCGGTCACCGTCGTCGTGCTGTGGCTGCTGCACCGCCGGGACCTGCGCGGCCGCTACGAGATCCCCGGCTTCGAGCAACCCTCCGACCGCGTCCTGTTCGGCGTCGCGGCCGTCGTCTGCCTCGCGCTGGGTCCGGCGTTCGCGCTCGGTGTCCCGCCCGCCGCGGCGTCGACGGTGGCGGCCCTGGTCCTGGTGGCGACCCTCGCGGCCCGGTCGCCGCAGCGGCTCCGCGACATCGTGGTGCCGTGGCGGATGGTGCTGATCCTGGCGGCCGTCTTCGCCGCGGTCCAGGTGCTCCTCGCGGTCGGGCTCGAGGGTGTCCTGCGCGAGGTCGCGGGGGCGGGCACGGCACCGTCGGACCTGTTGCGGGTGGCGGGCGTCGGGGCGCTCGCCGCGAACGGGGTGAACAACCTGCCCGCGTACCTGGCCCTCGAGCCCGTCGCCGCCGGCGACCCGCTGCGGCTCATGGCTCTGCTCGTCGGCGTCGGCGTGGCGCCGATCGTCACCCTGTGGGCCTCGCTCGCGACGCTGCTCTGGCGCGAGCGGTGCGCCCGCGCGGGCGTGCGGATCTCCGCCCGACGGTTCGCGTTCCACGGCGTGTTGCTCGCCGTCCCCGCGACGGTCGCCGCGGTCCTGGTTCTCTGA
- a CDS encoding ABC transporter permease yields MRLLTLAAAALAAVAAVPLGFVVYTTIDTGWAESARLVFRPRVAELLSNTVLLTVIAVPLSVIVGVGGAWLVERTALWGRRAWSLLLAAPLAIPAFVGSYGWVSAIPSLGGLWSGVLIAVLFYYPLVYIPVAAALSRLDPALEESAAALGLGRWAVFARVVLPQLRLAALGGAVLVALHLLAEYGAFAMIRFDTFTTAIMVQYQSTFNGTAGSMLAGVLALLCLFLLLAEVAARGRARYARVGSGAVATPERIPLGGYQAGAQLALLALVGAALGLPLWFVVRWTVRGAAQTVPADLLGALGTSLGYGAATAVLTVAAAFPLAYLAVRRPNRITRTLEASTYVSSAMPGIVIGLALVTVSIRALPDLYQSATVLILAYVLLFLPRAAVGLRAGLAQAPVSLEEAARALGAPPPIAFARITLRLTAPASAAGAALVFLAVTNELTATLILAPNGTRTLATEFWARSSEIDYPGAAPYAMAMVLLSLPTTYLLFRQSRRAAGRATRTRGAA; encoded by the coding sequence CTGAGGCTGCTCACCCTCGCGGCCGCCGCTCTGGCGGCGGTCGCGGCGGTGCCGCTGGGCTTCGTCGTCTACACGACGATCGATACGGGCTGGGCGGAATCCGCCCGGCTCGTGTTCCGGCCCCGCGTCGCCGAACTCCTCTCCAACACCGTGCTCCTCACGGTGATCGCCGTGCCGCTCAGCGTGATCGTCGGCGTCGGCGGCGCCTGGCTGGTCGAGCGGACCGCGCTGTGGGGACGCCGCGCGTGGTCGCTGCTCCTGGCGGCGCCGCTCGCGATCCCCGCGTTCGTCGGCAGCTACGGCTGGGTCTCCGCGATCCCGTCGCTGGGAGGTCTGTGGTCGGGCGTCCTCATCGCCGTCCTGTTCTACTACCCGCTCGTCTACATCCCGGTCGCGGCGGCGCTGAGCCGCCTCGACCCCGCGCTCGAGGAGTCCGCCGCCGCGCTCGGCCTCGGCCGGTGGGCGGTGTTCGCCCGGGTCGTGCTCCCGCAGTTGCGGCTCGCCGCCCTCGGTGGGGCCGTGCTCGTGGCGCTGCACCTGCTCGCCGAGTACGGGGCGTTCGCCATGATCCGGTTCGACACCTTCACCACTGCGATCATGGTCCAGTACCAGTCGACCTTCAACGGCACCGCCGGGTCGATGCTCGCCGGGGTGCTGGCGCTGCTGTGCCTGTTCCTGCTCCTCGCCGAGGTGGCCGCGCGCGGCCGGGCCCGCTACGCGCGGGTCGGCTCGGGCGCGGTTGCGACGCCGGAGCGGATCCCGTTGGGCGGCTACCAGGCCGGGGCGCAGCTCGCGCTCCTGGCGCTGGTGGGCGCGGCCCTCGGGCTCCCGTTGTGGTTCGTCGTGCGGTGGACCGTGCGCGGGGCTGCGCAGACGGTGCCGGCCGATCTCCTCGGGGCGCTCGGCACGTCGCTGGGCTACGGGGCGGCGACCGCCGTGCTCACCGTCGCCGCCGCCTTCCCGCTCGCCTACCTCGCCGTGCGCCGGCCGAACCGGATCACCCGGACGCTCGAGGCGTCGACGTACGTGAGCAGCGCGATGCCCGGCATCGTCATCGGCCTGGCGCTGGTCACCGTCTCGATCCGCGCGCTTCCCGACCTCTATCAGAGCGCGACGGTGCTGATCCTCGCGTACGTGCTGCTGTTCCTCCCGCGCGCCGCCGTGGGCCTGCGGGCCGGGCTGGCGCAGGCGCCGGTCTCGCTGGAGGAGGCGGCCCGCGCCCTCGGTGCGCCGCCGCCGATCGCGTTCGCGCGCATCACCCTCCGGCTCACCGCTCCCGCCTCCGCGGCGGGCGCGGCCCTCGTCTTCCTCGCCGTCACCAACGAGCTGACCGCGACGCTGATCCTGGCGCCCAACGGCACTCGCACCCTCGCGACGGAGTTCTGGGCGCGCAGTAGCGAGATCGACTATCCCGGCGCCGCGCCCTACGCCATGGCGATGGTGCTCCTGTCGCTGCCCACCACCTACCTGCTGTTCCGCCAGTCCCGACGGGCCGCCGGACGCGCCACTCGGACGAGAGGAGCTGCATGA
- a CDS encoding iron ABC transporter substrate-binding protein — MRKRSTLAAALVAVASLTITACGSSGDGAAPSSSTAAGGDLTLYNAQHDTLTKEWVEKFTAETGIKVTIRQGKDSELAQQIIAEGDRSPADVFLTENSPAMTQVENKGLFADVDPATLAQVGNGLKPSTGKWTGIAARSTVLVYDKRKVTPEQLPKSMADLAMPEWKGRWSASPSGADFQAIVSAYLQLKGEQATKDWLKAMKDNAKEYKGNGAAMKAVNAGEVDTALIYHYYFYGDQAKTGENSGNVGTHYFKNQDPGAFVSISGGGVLKSSKKQAQAQQLLKFITSKAGQEVLEKGTSFEYPVASDVPANPKLVPMADLQAPTVDPAKLNGPQVVTLMTEAGLL, encoded by the coding sequence TTGCGCAAGCGCTCCACCCTGGCCGCCGCACTGGTGGCGGTGGCCTCCCTCACGATCACGGCCTGCGGGTCGAGCGGCGACGGTGCGGCACCGTCGAGCTCCACCGCGGCGGGCGGCGACCTGACCCTCTACAACGCCCAGCACGACACCCTCACCAAGGAGTGGGTGGAGAAGTTCACGGCGGAGACCGGCATCAAGGTCACCATCCGGCAGGGCAAGGATTCCGAACTGGCGCAGCAGATCATCGCCGAGGGCGACCGCTCGCCCGCCGACGTCTTCCTCACCGAGAACTCGCCCGCCATGACCCAGGTCGAGAACAAGGGCCTCTTCGCCGACGTCGACCCGGCGACGCTCGCGCAGGTCGGCAACGGCCTCAAGCCGTCCACGGGCAAGTGGACGGGCATCGCGGCCCGCTCGACGGTACTGGTCTACGACAAGCGCAAGGTGACGCCCGAGCAGCTGCCGAAGTCGATGGCCGACCTCGCGATGCCGGAGTGGAAGGGGCGCTGGAGCGCGTCGCCCTCGGGCGCGGACTTCCAGGCGATCGTCTCGGCGTACCTGCAGCTCAAGGGCGAGCAGGCCACGAAGGACTGGCTGAAGGCGATGAAGGACAACGCCAAGGAGTACAAGGGCAACGGCGCCGCCATGAAGGCCGTCAACGCCGGTGAGGTCGACACCGCTCTGATCTACCACTACTACTTCTACGGCGACCAGGCCAAGACCGGCGAGAACTCCGGCAACGTGGGCACCCACTACTTCAAGAACCAGGACCCGGGCGCCTTCGTCTCGATCTCCGGCGGTGGCGTGCTGAAGTCGTCGAAGAAGCAGGCGCAGGCCCAGCAGCTGCTCAAGTTCATCACCTCCAAGGCCGGCCAGGAGGTGCTCGAGAAGGGCACGTCCTTCGAGTACCCGGTGGCTTCGGACGTTCCGGCCAACCCGAAGCTCGTCCCGATGGCGGACCTCCAGGCCCCGACGGTCGACCCGGCCAAGCTCAACGGCCCGCAGGTCGTGACCCTGATGACCGAGGCGGGCCTGCTCTGA
- the uvrC gene encoding excinuclease ABC subunit UvrC produces MADPQSYRPAPGTIPTQPGVYKFRDKHGRVIYVGKAKSLRSRLNSYFADVYGLHPRTYQMVTTAASVEWTVVGTEVEALQLEYNWIKEFDPQFNVRYRDDKTYPMLAVTLNEEYPRLYVYRGPRRKGVRYFGPYSHAWAIRETLDLLLRVFPARTCSAGVFKRHNQMGRPCLLGYIDKCSAPCVGKVSAAEHRQIVEDFCDFLAGKTDNLIKQLENDMLGASEDLDFERAARLRDDVAALRKAVEKQAVVLGDGTDADVIAFSADDLEAAVQIFHVRGGRVRGQRGWVVEKPGDAEQNEHAELLEQFVTQFYGEEVERAKQSGDGAANPVPREVLVPVLPDDADELQDWLTGLRGARVSLRIPQRGDKRTLMETVERNAVEALHQHKLKRSGDLTARSAALQGLQDALDLDEAPLRIECVDISHIQGSDVVASLVVFEDGLAKKSDYRHYGIKEAAGDGHSDDVASIAEVTRRRFLRHRADARQAEAEGTGGEDVADDNGGDLAPEAALDPQTGRPRRFAYPPNLFVVDGGAPQAAAAQEVLDELGVTDVAVVGLAKRLEEVWVPGDEDPVILPRSSDALFLLQRVRDEAHRFAISFHRSKRSKRMTASALDAIPGLGDTRKTALLQHFGSVTKLREASLEEIVEVPGIGMTTARTVLDGLRTDGA; encoded by the coding sequence GTGGCCGATCCGCAGAGTTACCGTCCCGCACCGGGCACCATCCCCACGCAGCCCGGCGTGTACAAGTTCCGGGACAAGCACGGCCGCGTCATCTACGTGGGCAAGGCGAAGTCCCTGCGCAGCCGCCTCAACTCCTACTTCGCCGACGTCTACGGCCTGCACCCGCGGACGTACCAGATGGTCACCACCGCCGCGTCCGTCGAGTGGACCGTCGTGGGCACCGAGGTCGAGGCGCTGCAGCTCGAGTACAACTGGATCAAGGAGTTCGACCCGCAGTTCAACGTCCGCTACCGGGACGACAAGACCTACCCGATGCTGGCGGTCACCCTCAACGAGGAGTACCCGCGGCTCTACGTCTACCGCGGGCCCCGGCGCAAGGGCGTGCGCTACTTCGGGCCGTACAGCCACGCCTGGGCCATCCGCGAGACGCTGGACCTGCTGCTGCGCGTCTTCCCCGCGCGCACCTGCTCGGCCGGGGTCTTCAAGCGGCACAACCAGATGGGCCGCCCGTGCCTGCTCGGGTACATCGACAAGTGCTCCGCGCCCTGCGTCGGCAAGGTCAGCGCGGCGGAGCACCGACAGATCGTCGAGGACTTCTGCGACTTCCTCGCCGGCAAGACCGACAACCTCATCAAGCAGCTCGAGAACGACATGCTCGGCGCCAGCGAGGACCTCGACTTCGAGCGCGCCGCGCGCCTGCGCGACGACGTGGCGGCGCTGCGCAAGGCCGTCGAGAAGCAGGCCGTGGTGCTCGGCGACGGCACCGACGCCGACGTGATCGCCTTCTCCGCCGACGACCTCGAGGCGGCGGTGCAGATCTTCCACGTCCGCGGCGGGCGTGTCCGCGGGCAGCGCGGCTGGGTGGTGGAGAAGCCGGGCGATGCGGAGCAGAACGAGCACGCCGAGCTGCTGGAGCAGTTCGTCACGCAGTTCTACGGCGAGGAGGTCGAGCGTGCGAAGCAGTCGGGCGACGGCGCCGCCAACCCCGTGCCGCGCGAGGTCCTCGTCCCCGTGCTGCCGGACGACGCGGACGAGCTGCAGGACTGGCTCACCGGGCTGCGCGGCGCCCGGGTCTCGCTGCGGATTCCGCAGCGCGGCGACAAGCGCACGCTCATGGAAACGGTGGAGCGCAACGCCGTCGAGGCCCTGCACCAGCACAAGCTCAAGCGCTCCGGCGACCTCACGGCCCGCTCGGCGGCGCTGCAGGGGCTCCAGGACGCGCTGGACCTCGACGAGGCGCCGCTGCGCATCGAGTGCGTCGACATCAGCCACATCCAGGGCTCCGATGTCGTTGCCTCGCTCGTCGTCTTCGAGGACGGCCTGGCGAAGAAGTCCGACTACCGGCACTACGGGATCAAGGAGGCCGCGGGCGACGGCCACAGCGACGACGTCGCGTCGATCGCCGAGGTCACCCGTCGCCGCTTCCTGCGCCACCGGGCGGACGCCCGGCAGGCCGAGGCGGAGGGCACCGGCGGGGAAGACGTCGCCGACGACAACGGGGGAGACCTCGCCCCCGAGGCAGCGCTCGACCCGCAGACGGGGCGCCCGCGCCGGTTCGCGTACCCGCCCAACCTCTTCGTGGTCGACGGTGGCGCGCCCCAGGCGGCCGCCGCGCAGGAGGTCCTCGACGAGCTCGGCGTGACCGACGTGGCCGTGGTCGGCCTCGCGAAGCGGCTCGAGGAGGTGTGGGTGCCGGGGGACGAGGACCCGGTGATCCTGCCGCGCAGTTCGGACGCGCTGTTCCTGCTGCAGCGGGTGCGCGACGAGGCGCACCGGTTCGCGATCTCCTTCCACCGCAGCAAACGGTCCAAGCGGATGACGGCGAGCGCGCTCGACGCGATACCCGGGCTCGGCGATACCCGGAAGACCGCGCTGCTGCAGCACTTCGGCTCCGTCACCAAGCTCCGCGAGGCCAGCCTCGAGGAGATCGTCGAGGTGCCCGGGATCGGGATGACCACGGCCCGCACCGTGCTCGACGGCCTGCGCACCGACGGCGCGTGA